A stretch of the Flavobacterium aquiphilum genome encodes the following:
- a CDS encoding outer membrane beta-barrel protein yields MKKLILMIAFGFLSVGAFAQAPLEQGGTQLNAGIGFSGWGVPVYFGLDYGIARDWTLGGQLSFQTDNYAYQNNHYNSHAVGIGANGNYHFNRILNMPSNFNFYAGASLTYYAWSNDNGYHDDDTVGLGLQVGGRYFFTKNFGINLEFGGNTVNSGGKFGVTFKL; encoded by the coding sequence ATGAAAAAGCTAATTTTAATGATTGCCTTTGGCTTTCTATCAGTTGGTGCATTTGCACAAGCACCTCTTGAACAAGGCGGAACACAATTAAACGCAGGTATAGGATTTTCGGGATGGGGAGTGCCTGTCTATTTTGGTCTTGATTACGGGATTGCAAGAGATTGGACTCTTGGAGGTCAATTATCTTTTCAAACAGATAATTACGCATATCAAAACAATCATTATAATTCCCATGCAGTAGGAATTGGTGCCAATGGAAATTACCATTTCAACAGAATCTTAAATATGCCGAGCAATTTTAATTTCTACGCCGGAGCGAGTTTAACATACTATGCTTGGAGTAATGATAACGGTTATCATGATGATGATACTGTTGGCCTTGGACTTCAGGTAGGTGGTCGTTATTTCTTTACCAAAAATTTTGGTATCAATCTTGAATTCGGAGGAAATACCGTAAACAGCGGTGGTAAATTTGGAGTTACTTTCAAACTTTAA
- a CDS encoding DMP19 family protein, translating into MEFGRIIVSETAFNSENLQDVIHSNISVINLMREEGVDDELIHEDALTSYYLDYYYTQYVTGNFAKFVHSSGWNTELNELIKEGLALIGAEKHLELFQQQSKKVKLISSIKLNKFLNGKLEGVNPTRDLLNTDAFFEIEENLVTLNANFLKSHPDFQVLSVDEMFATLEEFVGHEIKRE; encoded by the coding sequence ATGGAATTCGGCAGAATAATAGTTTCGGAAACAGCCTTCAACAGTGAAAATCTTCAGGATGTCATTCACTCCAATATTTCGGTAATCAATCTAATGCGTGAGGAAGGTGTCGATGACGAACTCATTCACGAAGACGCCTTGACCAGTTATTATTTGGATTATTACTATACCCAATATGTTACAGGAAACTTTGCAAAATTCGTCCACAGCTCAGGTTGGAATACTGAGTTAAACGAATTAATCAAAGAAGGTTTAGCGTTGATTGGCGCCGAAAAGCATTTGGAATTATTCCAACAACAATCGAAAAAAGTAAAATTAATAAGCAGCATAAAACTTAATAAATTCCTGAACGGAAAATTGGAAGGAGTGAATCCAACCCGGGATTTGCTTAACACAGACGCTTTTTTTGAAATAGAAGAAAACTTGGTTACTTTGAATGCTAATTTTCTAAAATCCCATCCCGATTTCCAAGTTCTTTCCGTTGATGAAATGTTTGCCACTTTGGAAGAATTTGTAGGTCACGAGATTAAACGTGAATAG
- the metG gene encoding methionine--tRNA ligase, which produces MIQNPKRYTITAALPYTNGPIHIGHLAGVYVPSDIYSRYLRLQGRDVLFVCGSDEHGVAISMKAKKEGVTPQEVIDKYDGIIRKSFADFGISFDNYSRTSLKIHHETASEFFRKLYDNGDFIEETTEQLYDAKANQFLADRFVVGTCPKCGNEEAYGDQCEKCGSTLNATDLINPKSTITGETPVLKSTKHWFLPLDRYSDFLNEWILVGHKNDWKPNVYGQVKSWIDGGLEPRAVTRDLDWGIDVPVEGAEGKKLYVWFDAPIGYISSTKEWAQREGKDWEPYWKDQDTKLVHFIGKDNIVFHCVIFPAMLKAEGSYILPDNVPANEFLNLEGNKLSTSKNWAVWLHEYLEEFPNQQDVLRYALTSNAPETKDNDFTWKDFQARNNSELVAIFGNFINRVVVLTNKYYNGIVPQPNELSEVDEQTLTELKAYPAVIASSLERYRFREALGEMMNVARLGNKYLADEEPWKMIKTDEERTKTQMYVALQIAAALSSLCEPFLPFTATKLKRILNINEALSWNTVSDNSDLIPAGHQIDEAELLFAKIEDEEIQKQIDKLEATKTANNAENKKAEPQKDLIQYEDFAKMDIRVGTILEAEKMPKANKLLILKVDTGIDVRTIVSGIAESFKPEDIIGKRVTVLVNLAPRNLRGVESQGMILMTTNAEGKLVFVNPDADGVGNGETIN; this is translated from the coding sequence ATGATACAGAATCCAAAAAGATATACCATTACTGCGGCATTGCCTTATACAAATGGACCTATACACATTGGGCATTTGGCGGGTGTTTACGTGCCTTCGGACATTTATTCCCGTTATTTGCGTTTGCAGGGAAGAGACGTTTTGTTTGTTTGCGGAAGCGACGAACACGGTGTTGCCATTTCGATGAAAGCCAAAAAAGAAGGGGTTACTCCTCAGGAAGTAATTGACAAATATGATGGAATTATACGTAAATCATTCGCTGATTTCGGTATTTCGTTTGACAATTACTCCAGAACTTCGTTAAAGATCCATCACGAAACGGCTTCGGAATTCTTTAGAAAATTGTATGACAACGGTGATTTTATTGAAGAAACAACCGAGCAATTGTATGATGCAAAAGCCAATCAATTTTTGGCAGACCGTTTTGTAGTTGGGACTTGCCCAAAATGTGGTAATGAAGAAGCGTATGGCGATCAATGCGAAAAATGTGGTTCTACATTAAACGCTACGGATTTAATCAACCCAAAATCAACAATTACGGGTGAGACTCCTGTGTTGAAATCTACGAAACACTGGTTTTTGCCTCTGGATCGTTACTCTGATTTTTTGAATGAATGGATTCTCGTTGGACATAAAAACGACTGGAAACCGAATGTTTACGGGCAAGTAAAATCCTGGATTGACGGCGGACTTGAGCCTCGTGCGGTAACCCGCGACTTGGATTGGGGAATTGACGTTCCGGTTGAAGGCGCCGAAGGAAAAAAATTATATGTGTGGTTTGATGCTCCAATTGGCTATATTTCTTCTACCAAAGAATGGGCTCAAAGAGAAGGGAAAGATTGGGAACCTTATTGGAAAGACCAAGACACAAAATTGGTTCACTTCATCGGGAAAGACAATATTGTTTTTCATTGTGTGATTTTCCCTGCGATGCTAAAAGCCGAAGGAAGCTATATTTTGCCAGATAATGTGCCTGCGAATGAGTTCCTGAATTTGGAAGGAAATAAATTATCAACTTCCAAAAATTGGGCAGTTTGGTTACACGAATATTTGGAAGAATTTCCAAATCAACAGGATGTTTTACGCTATGCCTTGACATCAAATGCTCCGGAAACCAAAGACAACGACTTTACCTGGAAAGATTTTCAGGCTAGAAACAACAGTGAATTGGTGGCTATTTTTGGAAATTTCATCAATCGTGTGGTGGTGTTGACCAACAAATATTACAACGGAATCGTACCTCAACCAAATGAATTATCAGAAGTTGACGAGCAGACTCTAACCGAATTGAAAGCGTATCCAGCAGTGATTGCTAGTTCGCTGGAAAGATACCGATTCAGGGAAGCACTTGGCGAAATGATGAATGTTGCCCGACTTGGAAACAAATACCTGGCTGACGAAGAGCCTTGGAAAATGATTAAAACGGATGAAGAGCGCACCAAAACCCAAATGTATGTTGCCTTGCAAATCGCTGCTGCTTTGAGTTCGCTTTGTGAACCGTTCTTACCTTTTACCGCTACGAAATTAAAACGTATTTTGAATATTAATGAAGCTTTGAGCTGGAATACTGTTTCGGATAATTCCGATTTAATTCCTGCCGGTCATCAAATTGATGAAGCCGAATTATTGTTTGCCAAAATAGAAGACGAAGAAATCCAAAAACAAATAGATAAATTGGAAGCAACCAAAACGGCAAATAACGCCGAAAACAAAAAAGCAGAACCTCAAAAAGACTTGATTCAGTATGAGGATTTTGCCAAAATGGATATCCGTGTGGGAACAATCCTTGAAGCTGAAAAAATGCCGAAAGCCAATAAACTTTTGATTTTGAAAGTGGATACCGGAATTGACGTTCGAACGATCGTTTCGGGAATTGCCGAAAGTTTCAAACCAGAAGATATTATCGGAAAACGTGTAACCGTTCTTGTGAATTTGGCTCCGAGAAACCTTCGTGGTGTAGAAAGTCAAGGAATGATTTTGATGACTACCAATGCCGAAGGAAAATTGGTTTTCGTAAATCCAGATGCTGATGGCGTTGGAAATGGCGAAACGATAAATTAA